The Gillisia sp. Hel_I_86 genome has a segment encoding these proteins:
- the ltrA gene encoding group II intron reverse transcriptase/maturase — protein MIFKEKQKSQPIDKRQVMEAFKKVRSNKGASGVDKVSISEVSARPMKYLYPVWNRLASGSYFPKPVREVEIPKADGRIRKLGIPTVQDRTAQMVIREELEQLADKQFSKSSFGYRPHKSAHQAIKQCRENCMAMDWAIDLDIKSFFDEIDHDLMLKALGHFTKEKHIHLYVTRWLKASVQKKDGSVHPRSKGTPQGGVISPLLANIFLDVVFDKWIEQHHPEVKFERYADDIIIHCANFKQALRTLEAVKARFEQCKLQIKKGKSNIVYCKRNQKKHPPFKVHYVTFSFLGFTFKPRMVKGYYGNFHLGFTPAISRQSQKRINQTLFKMKLHRMVHLRLPDLAGIIANKVRGWIHYYGKVRMSELHYVFRFLNMRLAKWVRNKYRRFRRKHWFFAYKWLQETAKQFPNLFVHWQYGFTP, from the coding sequence ATGATTTTCAAAGAGAAACAAAAGTCGCAACCGATAGATAAGCGACAGGTAATGGAAGCCTTTAAGAAGGTACGCAGTAACAAGGGTGCATCGGGTGTCGATAAAGTATCGATTTCCGAAGTGTCCGCTCGCCCTATGAAATACCTTTATCCCGTATGGAACAGGTTAGCTAGTGGAAGTTACTTTCCCAAGCCCGTTCGCGAAGTAGAAATACCCAAAGCAGATGGCAGGATACGGAAACTGGGCATCCCGACGGTACAAGACCGAACGGCTCAAATGGTAATTAGAGAGGAGCTGGAGCAGCTTGCAGATAAGCAGTTCAGCAAAAGTTCCTTTGGCTATCGACCACACAAATCGGCGCACCAAGCCATAAAGCAATGCAGGGAAAACTGTATGGCGATGGATTGGGCAATAGATTTGGACATCAAGAGTTTTTTTGATGAGATAGACCACGATTTAATGCTCAAAGCATTGGGTCACTTTACCAAAGAGAAGCACATTCACTTGTACGTGACACGTTGGTTAAAAGCCAGTGTCCAAAAGAAAGATGGGAGTGTTCATCCCCGTAGCAAAGGCACACCACAGGGAGGTGTTATAAGCCCATTATTGGCAAACATTTTCCTAGACGTTGTTTTTGACAAATGGATTGAACAGCACCATCCCGAAGTAAAGTTTGAACGATATGCAGATGATATTATCATCCATTGTGCAAACTTCAAACAAGCCCTGCGGACTTTGGAAGCGGTAAAAGCCAGATTTGAGCAATGCAAGTTGCAGATAAAGAAAGGCAAGAGCAATATTGTTTATTGCAAGCGCAACCAAAAGAAGCACCCACCGTTCAAGGTCCACTATGTAACCTTCAGTTTTTTAGGTTTTACATTCAAACCAAGAATGGTAAAGGGCTACTACGGGAACTTTCATTTGGGTTTCACGCCCGCCATCAGCCGCCAAAGTCAAAAGCGAATCAATCAAACCTTGTTCAAGATGAAACTGCACCGTATGGTTCACTTGCGCCTGCCCGATTTGGCAGGCATTATAGCGAACAAAGTACGAGGGTGGATTCATTATTACGGCAAGGTGCGAATGAGCGAACTACATTATGTGTTCCGCTTTTTGAATATGCGACTGGCTAAATGGGTACGCAACAAATATCGGCGATTTAGGCGTAAACATTGGTTCTTTGCCTACAAATGGTTACAGGAGACTGCCAAGCAGTTTCCCAATCTATTTGTGCATTGGCAATATGGTTTTACGCCTTAG
- a CDS encoding IS630 family transposase (programmed frameshift), protein MIHYTIKLSQTEVEELNGIISKGRHTSQAFRTAYILLNCDKGEFSDDTTIKNAEITKVLKIGERTIGRVKKKFIEEGFESVLERRVSSQNYTKKVDGDIEAKLVKLCCSEPPEGFSKWSLRLLADRMVELEYIDYISHVTVGQGIKKNELKPWKVKGWVIPPEQSSEFVANMEYVLDVYKMPYDEDFPVVCMDESPKQLIQEVASTPIKPGQEARMDYEYIRHGMVNIFMANEPLKGKRLVEITQRKTKTDWAKFIKRIADEVYPQAKKIKLVMDNFKTHDASAFYETFEPQEAKRLRDRFEFVYTPKHGSWLNMAEIELHVLNGQCLNRHIASEKEIKSEVDAWQNHRNNKTSKINWQFTNDQARIKLKRLYPSITT, encoded by the exons ATGATACACTACACCATCAAGTTGAGCCAAACGGAAGTTGAAGAGCTTAACGGAATTATTAGTAAAGGACGTCATACCTCTCAGGCCTTTCGCACCGCCTACATTTTGTTAAACTGCGATAAAGGGGAATTTTCCGATGATACCACGATAAAGAATGCGGAGATTACCAAAGTTCTCAAAATAGGTGAACGAACGATAGGCCGGGTAAAGAAGAAGTTCATTGAAGAAGGATTTGAAAGTGTTTTGGAACGACGTGTTTCAAGCCAGAATTACACAAAAAAGGTAGATGGGGATATTGAGGCTAAATTGGTTAAACTCTGTTGCAGTGAGCCCCCAGAAGGATTTTCGAAATGGTCATTGAGACTTTTGGCGGACAGGATGGTGGAATTGGAATATATCGATTACATATCGCACGTCACAGTGGGCCAGG GTATTAAAAAAAACGAACTTAAGCCTTGGAAAGTAAAAGGCTGGGTCATTCCCCCAGAGCAGAGCAGTGAATTTGTAGCTAATATGGAATATGTGCTAGACGTATACAAAATGCCATACGATGAAGACTTTCCGGTTGTTTGCATGGACGAATCGCCCAAGCAGTTAATCCAAGAGGTAGCCTCAACGCCCATCAAGCCGGGACAGGAGGCCAGGATGGACTATGAGTACATCAGACATGGTATGGTAAATATTTTTATGGCCAATGAACCCTTGAAGGGTAAAAGGCTGGTTGAAATTACCCAGCGTAAAACAAAAACAGACTGGGCTAAATTTATCAAGAGAATAGCTGATGAGGTGTACCCACAGGCTAAAAAGATAAAACTGGTGATGGACAATTTCAAAACGCATGATGCATCGGCCTTTTATGAAACATTTGAACCGCAGGAAGCCAAAAGGCTCCGGGACAGGTTTGAATTTGTTTACACACCTAAGCACGGGAGCTGGCTGAACATGGCAGAAATAGAATTGCATGTACTCAATGGCCAATGCTTAAACCGTCATATTGCCAGCGAGAAGGAAATAAAATCAGAAGTGGATGCGTGGCAAAATCACAGAAACAACAAAACCTCAAAAATCAATTGGCAGTTTACAAATGACCAGGCACGTATAAAACTCAAAAGACTCTACCCGTCAATTACAACTTAA